The proteins below come from a single Acanthopagrus latus isolate v.2019 chromosome 4, fAcaLat1.1, whole genome shotgun sequence genomic window:
- the pstpip1b gene encoding proline-serine-threonine phosphatase-interacting protein 1b isoform X2, translating to MTPLMFKDAFWGSEFNCHAGYDALIQRLRDGRQMCKDVEELLKMRALAEEKYGKELVTIARKAGGHTEISTLRASLEQLKTQIENIGNFHIQMSDKLKEEVKKIETFRERQKEQRKKFQSIMEKVQKKKASLYKKTMESKKNYELRCREADEAEQGAEKVRHRAKQCRQTAKEAEKLYNTNTIQLESVRQDWEETHKSTCEVFQQLEGDRISMLRCALWDHCNHFSMQCVKDDELYEEVRKQLEQCDVAADNNYFIETKSTGSRPPEPIVFESCYQAETSGNSNGQAHFAGGEGNVMRRCCDPLLESSLTLSADSLHNSQSVLTSTDESITLASADDSDGGYAPLPGLQYEAPLTTVSSHEEIYIVLYDYSAQEEDELSVIRGDRVRVLARGEDGWWTVERNGQTGLVPGNYLGKF from the exons ATGACACCTTTGATGTTTAAAGATGCCTTCTGG GGGTCTGAATTCAACTGTCACGCGGGGTATGATGCTCTGATCCAGAGGTTACGAGATGGACGGCAGATGTGCAAAGATGTGGAGGAGCTTTTAAAGATGAG GGCACTGGCAGAGGAGAAGTATGGGAAGGAACTGGTCACTATCGCTCGCAAAGCTGGCGGACACACAGAGATCAG cacctTGAGAGCCTCCTTGGAACAACTGAAAACAC AAATCGAGAACATCGGGAACTTTCACATCCAAATGTCCGATAAATtgaaagaggaggtgaaaaaGATTGAGACATTCCGAGAGCGGCagaaagagcagaggaagaag TTTCAAAGCATCATGGAGAAagttcaaaagaaaaaggcctCATTGTACAAGAAGACCATGGAG TCGAAGAAGAACTACGAGCTGAGGTGCAGGGAGGCCGACGAGGCAGAGCAGGGGGCTGAGAAG GTTCGTCACAGGGCCAAGCAATGCAGGCAGACAGCAAAGGAGGCAG agaagctgtaCAACACCAACACCATTCAGCTAGAGAGTGTTCGTCAGGACTGGGAGGAGACGCACAAAAGCACATGTGAG gtgTTCCAGCAGCTAGAGGGCGATCGCATCAGCATGCTCAGGTGTGCTCTCTGGGACCACTGCAATCATTTCTCCATGCAGTGTGTCAAAGACGATGAG cttTACGAGGAGGTGAGGAAACAGCTGGAACAGTGTGACGTTGCGGCAGACAACAACTATTTCATAGAGACAAAAAGCACGGGATCAAGGCCTCCAG AGCCCATCGTGTTCGAGAGCTGCTACCAGGCGGAGACGTCCGGGAACAGCAATGGCCAAGCTCATTTCGCAGGAGGAGAAGGCAACGTGATGAGAAG GTGCTGTGATCCTCTTCTTGAAAGTTCATTGACCCTCAGTGCAGACAGTCTTCACAACTCCCAATCAGTACTGACATCTACTGACGAGT CTATCACACTGGCTTCAGCTGATGATTCAGATGGAGGATATGCACCCCTACCAGGCCTCCAGTATGAAGCACCACTGACCACAGTTTCATCTCATGAAGAAATCTACATTGTACTTTACGATTACTCTGCACAG GAAGAGGATGAACTGTCTGTCATTAGAGGGGACAGGGTCCGAGTTTTGGCGCGAGGAGAAGATGGCTGGTGGACGGTGGAGAGGAACGGACAGACTGGATTGGTGCCGGGAAACTATCTGGGCAAattctga
- the pstpip1b gene encoding proline-serine-threonine phosphatase-interacting protein 1b isoform X1, with translation MTPLMFKDAFWGSEFNCHAGYDALIQRLRDGRQMCKDVEELLKMRALAEEKYGKELVTIARKAGGHTEISTLRASLEQLKTQIENIGNFHIQMSDKLKEEVKKIETFRERQKEQRKKFQSIMEKVQKKKASLYKKTMESKKNYELRCREADEAEQGAEKASVTSKKPDKVRHRAKQCRQTAKEAEKLYNTNTIQLESVRQDWEETHKSTCEVFQQLEGDRISMLRCALWDHCNHFSMQCVKDDELYEEVRKQLEQCDVAADNNYFIETKSTGSRPPEPIVFESCYQAETSGNSNGQAHFAGGEGNVMRRCCDPLLESSLTLSADSLHNSQSVLTSTDESITLASADDSDGGYAPLPGLQYEAPLTTVSSHEEIYIVLYDYSAQEEDELSVIRGDRVRVLARGEDGWWTVERNGQTGLVPGNYLGKF, from the exons ATGACACCTTTGATGTTTAAAGATGCCTTCTGG GGGTCTGAATTCAACTGTCACGCGGGGTATGATGCTCTGATCCAGAGGTTACGAGATGGACGGCAGATGTGCAAAGATGTGGAGGAGCTTTTAAAGATGAG GGCACTGGCAGAGGAGAAGTATGGGAAGGAACTGGTCACTATCGCTCGCAAAGCTGGCGGACACACAGAGATCAG cacctTGAGAGCCTCCTTGGAACAACTGAAAACAC AAATCGAGAACATCGGGAACTTTCACATCCAAATGTCCGATAAATtgaaagaggaggtgaaaaaGATTGAGACATTCCGAGAGCGGCagaaagagcagaggaagaag TTTCAAAGCATCATGGAGAAagttcaaaagaaaaaggcctCATTGTACAAGAAGACCATGGAG TCGAAGAAGAACTACGAGCTGAGGTGCAGGGAGGCCGACGAGGCAGAGCAGGGGGCTGAGAAGGCGAGTGTTACATCGAAAAAACCTGACAAG GTTCGTCACAGGGCCAAGCAATGCAGGCAGACAGCAAAGGAGGCAG agaagctgtaCAACACCAACACCATTCAGCTAGAGAGTGTTCGTCAGGACTGGGAGGAGACGCACAAAAGCACATGTGAG gtgTTCCAGCAGCTAGAGGGCGATCGCATCAGCATGCTCAGGTGTGCTCTCTGGGACCACTGCAATCATTTCTCCATGCAGTGTGTCAAAGACGATGAG cttTACGAGGAGGTGAGGAAACAGCTGGAACAGTGTGACGTTGCGGCAGACAACAACTATTTCATAGAGACAAAAAGCACGGGATCAAGGCCTCCAG AGCCCATCGTGTTCGAGAGCTGCTACCAGGCGGAGACGTCCGGGAACAGCAATGGCCAAGCTCATTTCGCAGGAGGAGAAGGCAACGTGATGAGAAG GTGCTGTGATCCTCTTCTTGAAAGTTCATTGACCCTCAGTGCAGACAGTCTTCACAACTCCCAATCAGTACTGACATCTACTGACGAGT CTATCACACTGGCTTCAGCTGATGATTCAGATGGAGGATATGCACCCCTACCAGGCCTCCAGTATGAAGCACCACTGACCACAGTTTCATCTCATGAAGAAATCTACATTGTACTTTACGATTACTCTGCACAG GAAGAGGATGAACTGTCTGTCATTAGAGGGGACAGGGTCCGAGTTTTGGCGCGAGGAGAAGATGGCTGGTGGACGGTGGAGAGGAACGGACAGACTGGATTGGTGCCGGGAAACTATCTGGGCAAattctga